A part of Gossypium hirsutum isolate 1008001.06 chromosome A07, Gossypium_hirsutum_v2.1, whole genome shotgun sequence genomic DNA contains:
- the LOC107955563 gene encoding alpha-mannosidase 2 codes for MPLSSYLGSNTRRGGGWAHSLLPSSSPTVKSTLKVHPTRKSRKRTVLINFLLTNFFTIALFLSFIFFILTLFFFGIPKPISSHFQPPSSTRRLTTRKPVTRKQPRLNPNQTGAAVDITTKDLYDKIEFLDKPGGAWTQGWKVSYKGDEWDSEKLKIFVVPHSHNDPGWKFTVEEYYQRQSRLILDTIVHTLSKDHRRKFIWEEMSYLERWWRDASEDKRENFTNLVKNGQLEIVGGGWVMNDEANSHYFAIIEQITEGNMWLNDTIGFVPKNSWAIDPFGYSPTMAYLFRRMGFENMLIQRTHYELKKELAWNKNLEYVWRQSWDANETTDIFVHMMPFYSYDIPHTCGPEPAICCQFDFARSHGFSYELCPWGQYPVETNPENVQERALKLLDQYRKKSTLYRTNTLLVPLGDDFRYVTAEEAEAQFRNYQMIFDYINSTPSLNAEAKFGTLDDYFQTLREEADRINYSVPREIGSGQISGFPSLSGDFFTYADRQKDYWSGYYVSRPFFKAVDRVLEQTLRASEMLMAFLLGHCHRPQCEKLPMRYAYKLTAARRNLALFQHHDGVTGTAKDHVVLDYGTRMHTSLQDLQIFMSKAIEVLLGIRQEKYDQTPALFDPEQVRSKYDALPMHRAISARKGTVQSVVLFNPLEQTREEVVMVVVSRPDVSVLDSNWTCVQSQVSPELQHDESNIFTGRHRIHWKASIPAMGLQTYYIANGFAGCEKAKPGKLKFFSKLSSIPCLAPYACSKVEGDTVEIVNRHQVLTFDVKHGLLQKVIHKNGPQNVVVEEIALYSSSGGAYLFLPDGDAQPIIESGGNLVISEGPLMQEVYSYPKTSWEKTPVSHSTRIYNGGNTVQDFLIEKEYHVELLGKDFNDKELIVRYKTDTNNKRIFYSDLNGFQMSRRETYDKIPLQGNYYPMPSLAFMQGSNGQRFSVHSRQALGAASLKEGWLEIMLDRRLVRDDGRGLGQGVMDNRVMNVVFHILMESNISSTSDPVLNPLPLSPSLLSHRVNAQLNYPLHAFIAKKPQEVSAPTHSRSFSPLAASLPCDLHIMSFKVPRPSKYSQQQQQLGDPRLVLMLHRRNWDSSYCKKARSQCTAVADEPVNLFNMFKDLTVLNARATSLNLLHDDMEMLGYTEQLGDVARDGRVIIPPMEIQAYKFELRPHQ; via the exons atGCCTTTGTCTTCCTACCTTGGCAGCAACACCCGCCGTGGAGGAGGATGGGCTCACTCATTACTCCCTTCTTCATCACCCACCGTCAAATCAACCCTCAAAGTCCACCCCACTCGAAAGTCACGAAAACGTACGGTTCTGATCAACTTCCTCCTCACCAACTTCTTCACCATAGCTCTTTTCCTttccttcatcttcttcatcttgaCTCTCTTTTTCTTTGGAATCCCAAAGCCCATTTCATCCCATTTCCAGCCCCCATCCTCGACCCGAAGGCTCACAACCCGGAAACCAGTGACCCGGAAACAACCCCGGTTGAATCCAAACCAAACCGGTGCCGCAGTTGATATAACCACTAAAGATTTGTATGATAAAATTGAGTTCTTGGATAAACCTGGAGGGGCCTGGACTCAAGGGTGGAAAGTTAGCTATAAAGGAGATGAATGGGACAGTGAAAAATTGAAGATCTTTGTGGTACCTCATTCTCATAATGATCCAGGCTGGAAATTTACTGTGGAAGAGTATTATCAGAGGCAGTCAAGGCTTATACTTGATACCATTGTTCACACTTTATCAAAg GATCATCGGCGGAAGTTCATATGGGAAGAGATGTCATATTTGGAAAGGTGGTGGAGAGATGCTTCGGAGGATAAAAGGGAGAATTTTACAAATTTGGTGAAGAATGGCCAGTTAGAAATAGTAGGAGGTGGCTGGGTTATGAATGATGAG GCAAATTCACATTATTTTGCCATAATCGAGCAG ATAACTGAGGGAAATATGTGGTTGAATGACACCATTGGGTTTGTTCCGAAAAATTCTTGGGCAATTGATCCATTTGGTTACTCACCTACCATGGCTTATCTCTTCCGTCGTATGGGGTTCGAGAATATGCTTATTCAAAGGACTCATTACGAGCTGAAGAAGGAACTTGCTTGGAATAAAAACTTGGAATATGTCTGGCGTCAGAGCTGGGATGCTAATGAAACAACTGACATTTTTGTTCATATGATGCCATTCTATTCATATGATATTCCACATACTTGTGGACCGGAGCCTGCAATTTGTTGTCAGTTTGATTTTGCTCGTTCACATGGTTTCTCTTATGAACTCTGTCCATGGGGACAATATCCTGTAGAGACTAACCCAGAAAATGTGCAGGAGAGGGCACTAAAACTATTAGATCAATATAGGAAGAAATCGACCCTGTACCGGACCAATACGCTTCTTGTACCTCTTGGAGATGATTTCCGCTACGTTACTGCTGAGGAAGCAGAAGCTCAATTTAGAAATTATCAAATGATATTTGACTACATCAACTCCACTCCCAGTTTAAATGCAGAAGCGAAATTTGGTACTTTGGATGACTATTTCCAGACCCTTCGGGAGGAGGCTGACAGAATAAACTATTCCGTTCCAAGAGAAATCGGCTCTGGTCAGATCAGTGGTTTTCCTTCTTTATCAGGTGACTTCTTTACTTATGCTGATAGGCAGAAAGATTATTGGAGCGGCTATTATGTGTCAAGACCTTTCTTTAAAGCTGTCGATCGGGTACTAGAACAAACGCTCCGTGCATCAGAAATGTTGATGGCATTCTTACTTGGTCATTGCCACAGACCACAATGCGAAAAGTTGCCGATGAGGTATGCTTATAAGTTGACAGCTGCAAGAAGGAATTTAGCTCTTTTTCAGCATCATGACGGGGTGACGGGAACTGCTAAGGATCATGTTGTTCTCGATTATGGAACTCGGATGCACACTTCTTTGCAGGACCTGCAGATTTTCATGTCCAAAGCAATTGAAGTGTTGCTCGGAATTCGCCAAGAGAAATATGATCAGACCCCTGCGCTATTTGATCCTGAACAGGTGAGATCTAAATATGATGCTCTACCTATGCATAGAGCAATCAGTGCTCGCAAAGGAACTGTGCAGTCAGTTGTACTCTTTAATCCTCTTGAGCAAACACGAGAAGAGGTTGTGATGGTAGTTGTTAGCAGACCAGATGTTAGTGTTTTGGACTCAAATTGGACTTGTGTGCAGAGCCAGGTTTCTCCTGAATTGCAGCATGACGAAAGCAATATTTTTACAGGCAGGCATCGCATCCACTGGAAAGCTTCAATTCCTGCCATGGGTTTGCAGACATATTATATTGCTAATGGCTTTGCCGGATGCGAAAAAGCTAAGCCGGGAAAACTCAAATTCTTTTCAAAGTTGAGTTCGATTCCATGCCTTGCACCTTATGCTTGCTCAAAAGTAGAAGGAGATACGGTTGAAATCGTGAACCGGCATCAAGTTCTCACCTTTGATGTCAAGCATGGATTGTTGCAAAAAGTAATCCACAAAAATGGTCCGCAAAATGTCGTGGTTGAAGAGATAGCCCTTTACTCAAGTTCGGGAGGCGCATACCTTTTCTTACCGGATGGGGATGCTCAGCCTATAATTGAGTCGGGTGGGAATTTGGTTATCTCCGAGGGTCCCTTGATGCAAGAGGTGTACTCTTACCCGAAAACTTCATGGGAGAAAACACCTGTTTCTCATAGCACTCGCATTTACAATGGAGGCAATACAGTACAGGACTTTTTGATTGAGAAGGAGTATCATGTTGAGCTTCTTGGCAAGGATTTTAATGACAAAGAGTTAATTGTTCGATATAAGACAGATAccaataataaaagaattttctaCTCCGACTTGAATGGCTTTCAAATGAGCCGGAGAGAAACATATGATAAGATTCCGTTGCAGGGAAACTACTATCCCATGCCTTCTCTTGCTTTCATGCAAGGGTCAAATGGCCAGAGATTTTCAGTTCATTCTCGACAAGCACTGGGTGCTGCAAGCCTTAAAGAAGGGTGGCTGGAGATTATGCTTGACCGTCGTTTGGTGAGAGATGATGGACGTGGCCTTGGGCAGGGAGTGATGGACAATCGTGTAATGAATGTTGTTTTCCATATCCTGATGGAATCCAACATTTCTTCAACTTCGGATCCTGTTTTGAACCCTCTTCCACTGAGTCCATCTCTTCTTTCTCATCGTGTTAATGCTCAATTGAACTATCCTTTACATGCATTCATTGCTAAGAAACCACAAGAAGTTTCTGCGCCGACACACTCAAGATCCTTTTCTCCTTTAGCTGCTTCCTTACCATGTGATCTGCATATCATGAGTTTCAAAGTCCCTCGACCATCAAAATATTCTCAGCAGCAGCAGCAACTTGGAGATCCTCGGCTTGTTTTAATGTTGCATAGGCGAAACTGGGATTCTTCTTACTGCAAGAAGGCCCGATCTCAATGTACTGCCGTGGCTGATGAGCCTGTAAATCTATTCAACATGTTCAAAGATCTTACAGTGCTGAATGCAAGAGCAACTTCTTTAAATCTTCTGCACGACGACATGGAAATGCTAGGGTACACTGAGCAATTAGGTGATGTTGCTCGAGATGGACGTGTAATCATCCCTCCCATGGAAATTCAAGCATACAAGTTTGAATTAAGGCCACACCAGTAA
- the LOC107955565 gene encoding mannose-1-phosphate guanyltransferase alpha isoform X1 → MEKVVAVIMVGGPTKGTRFRPLSFNTPKPLFPLAGQPMVHHPISACKRIPNLAQIFLIGFYEEREFTLYVSSISNELKIPVRYLKEDKPHGSAGGLYYFRNIIMEDNPSHIFLLNCDVCCSFPLTDMLEAHKRYSGMGTVLVIKVSAESASQFGELVADPITKELLHYTEKPETFVSDLINCGVYVFTPDIFTAIQEVSTHREDQANLRHLTSFETLQSPTSRALPQDFVRLDQDILSPFAGKKQLYTYETMDFWEQIKTPGMSLKCSGLYLAQFRYTSPDLLAGGDGTKSASIVGDVYVHPSAKVHPTAKIGANVSISANVRVGAGVRLIGCIILDDVEVQENAVVINSIVGWKSSIGKWSRVQADGDYNAKLGITILGEAVIVEDEVVVINSIVLPNKTLNVSVQDEIIL, encoded by the exons ATGGAGAAAGTGGTTGCTGTGATCATGGTTGGTGGACCCACCAAAG GGACTAGATTTAGACCTCTTTCATTCAATACTCCCAAACCCTTATTCCCTTTAGCTGGTCAGCCGATGGTTCATCACCCAATTTCTGCTTGTAAACGg ATACCGAATTTGGCTCAAATTTTTCTAATTGGATTTTACGAGGAAAGAGAGTTCACATTATATGTCTCTTCGATCTCGAACGAGCTGAAAATACCAGTGAG ATACTTGAAAGAGGATAAACCCCATGGTTCAGCTGGTGGCCTCTATTACTTCAGAAATATTATAATGGAAGACAATCCG TCACATATCTTCCTGCTAAACTGTGATGTTTGTTGCAGTTTTCCATTGACAGACATGCTCG AGGCTCACAAAAGATACAGTGGGATGGGAACTGTGTTAGTAATCAAG GTATCTGCTGAGTCCGCTAGTCAGTTTGGTGAGTTGGTTGCTGACCCGATCACAAAAGAGCTATTGCACTACACCGAAAAGCCCGAGACTTTT GTAAGCGATTTAATTAACTGTGGAGTTTACGTCTTTACTCCTGATATCTTTACTGCCATTCAAGAAGTCTCCACACACCGAGAAGACCAAG CTAATTTACGCCATTTGACAAGCTTTGAAACGCTGCAGTCTCCAACAAG TAGGGCTCTTCCCCAAGATTTTGTTAGATTGGATCAAGATATCTTGTCCCCTTTTGCTGGAAAGAAGCAATTATATACGTACGAAACTATGGATTTCTGGGAACAGATCAAGACTCCAGG GATGTCTTTAAAATGTTCTGGTCTTTATCTTGCTCAATTCCGGTATACCTCCCCTGATCTATTAGCTGGTGGAGATGGAACCAAAAGTGCTTCGATTGTTGGTGATGTCTATGTGCATCCCTCGGCCAAAGTACATCCGACTGCAAAG ATCGGTGCCAATGTCTCTATTTCGGCAAATGTTCGTGTAGGAGCTGGGGTGAGACTTATAGGTTGCATCATCTTGGATGATGTTGAGGTTCAG GAAAACGCGGTTGTTATTAATTCTATTGTTGGATGGAAGTCGTCTATAGGAAAATGGTCTCGTGTCCAG GCCGATGGAGACTACAACGCAAAGCTCGGAATTACTATCCTTG GAGAGGCTGTAATAGTAGAAGATGAAGTTGTTGTGATCAATAGTATTGTTCTTCCGAATAAGACCCTTAATGTGAGCGTGCAAGACGAGATCATTTTATGA
- the LOC107955565 gene encoding mannose-1-phosphate guanyltransferase alpha isoform X2: protein MEKVVAVIMVGGPTKGTRFRPLSFNTPKPLFPLAGQPMVHHPISACKRIPNLAQIFLIGFYEEREFTLYVSSISNELKIPVRYLKEDKPHGSAGGLYYFRNIIMEDNPSHIFLLNCDVCCSFPLTDMLEAHKRYSGMGTVLVIKVSAESASQFGELVADPITKELLHYTEKPETFVSDLINCGVYVFTPDIFTAIQEVSTHREDQANLRHLTSFETLQSPTRALPQDFVRLDQDILSPFAGKKQLYTYETMDFWEQIKTPGMSLKCSGLYLAQFRYTSPDLLAGGDGTKSASIVGDVYVHPSAKVHPTAKIGANVSISANVRVGAGVRLIGCIILDDVEVQENAVVINSIVGWKSSIGKWSRVQADGDYNAKLGITILGEAVIVEDEVVVINSIVLPNKTLNVSVQDEIIL from the exons ATGGAGAAAGTGGTTGCTGTGATCATGGTTGGTGGACCCACCAAAG GGACTAGATTTAGACCTCTTTCATTCAATACTCCCAAACCCTTATTCCCTTTAGCTGGTCAGCCGATGGTTCATCACCCAATTTCTGCTTGTAAACGg ATACCGAATTTGGCTCAAATTTTTCTAATTGGATTTTACGAGGAAAGAGAGTTCACATTATATGTCTCTTCGATCTCGAACGAGCTGAAAATACCAGTGAG ATACTTGAAAGAGGATAAACCCCATGGTTCAGCTGGTGGCCTCTATTACTTCAGAAATATTATAATGGAAGACAATCCG TCACATATCTTCCTGCTAAACTGTGATGTTTGTTGCAGTTTTCCATTGACAGACATGCTCG AGGCTCACAAAAGATACAGTGGGATGGGAACTGTGTTAGTAATCAAG GTATCTGCTGAGTCCGCTAGTCAGTTTGGTGAGTTGGTTGCTGACCCGATCACAAAAGAGCTATTGCACTACACCGAAAAGCCCGAGACTTTT GTAAGCGATTTAATTAACTGTGGAGTTTACGTCTTTACTCCTGATATCTTTACTGCCATTCAAGAAGTCTCCACACACCGAGAAGACCAAG CTAATTTACGCCATTTGACAAGCTTTGAAACGCTGCAGTCTCCAACAAG GGCTCTTCCCCAAGATTTTGTTAGATTGGATCAAGATATCTTGTCCCCTTTTGCTGGAAAGAAGCAATTATATACGTACGAAACTATGGATTTCTGGGAACAGATCAAGACTCCAGG GATGTCTTTAAAATGTTCTGGTCTTTATCTTGCTCAATTCCGGTATACCTCCCCTGATCTATTAGCTGGTGGAGATGGAACCAAAAGTGCTTCGATTGTTGGTGATGTCTATGTGCATCCCTCGGCCAAAGTACATCCGACTGCAAAG ATCGGTGCCAATGTCTCTATTTCGGCAAATGTTCGTGTAGGAGCTGGGGTGAGACTTATAGGTTGCATCATCTTGGATGATGTTGAGGTTCAG GAAAACGCGGTTGTTATTAATTCTATTGTTGGATGGAAGTCGTCTATAGGAAAATGGTCTCGTGTCCAG GCCGATGGAGACTACAACGCAAAGCTCGGAATTACTATCCTTG GAGAGGCTGTAATAGTAGAAGATGAAGTTGTTGTGATCAATAGTATTGTTCTTCCGAATAAGACCCTTAATGTGAGCGTGCAAGACGAGATCATTTTATGA
- the LOC107955568 gene encoding protein CREG1: MKTKVFYCCLVLFFLGFQGYVDARLLVESKPDRDDTAAYARWLVSQNSWGILTTLSIELEGSPFGNVVSFSDGVPGKGTGVPYFYLTTLDPTARNALKDHRSSLAISEYPLGTCSNADPESPVCAKITLTGRLVLLEANSEEAEFARTALFTKHPEMKGWPKGHDFQVFKLEIEDIFMINWFGGPKPLTVDQYLKYKMNIFAIDK, translated from the exons atgaaaaccaAAGTCTTTTACTGTTGTTTGGTCTTGTTTTTCCTGGGTTTTCAGGGTTATGTTGATGCAAGACTATTAGTAGAATCAAAACCGGATAGAGATGATACTGCTGCTTATGCTCGTTGGTTGGTCTCCCAGAATTCTTGGGGTATTTTAAC TACATTATCAATTGAGTTGGAAGGGTCACCATTTGG GAATGTCGTCTCGTTTAGTGATGGGGTACCTGGAAAAGGTACTGGTGTCCCATATTTCTATTTGACAACCCTTGATCCAACAGCAAGAAATGCATTAAAAGACCATCGGTCCTCACTCGCAATCAGTGAGTATCCGCTTGGAACCTGCAGCAATGCTGACCCAGAAAGCCCTGTGTGTGCAAAAATCACACTCACGGGAAGG TTGGTCCTACTTGAAGCAAACTCCGAAGAAGCAGAGTTCGCTCGAACTGCGCTGTTCACAAAGCATCCGGAAATGAAGG GGTGGCCTAAAGGTCACGATTTCCAGGTTTTCAAATTGGAAATTGAAGACATTTTTATGATTAACTGGTTTGGCGGCCCTAAACCGCTCACAGTTGATCAATACCTCAAATACAAAAT GAACATATTTGCCATCGATAAGTGA